Proteins encoded within one genomic window of Planctomycetaceae bacterium:
- a CDS encoding phosphatase domain-containing protein gives MWKTIVVLALAACCCTGCGVSGVLGDTRDGLLITLDVLTPPRRRVDLEARLRTGDLLRSSPGYVIVFRRAGQAPTFAQTDDQGAAKVAFTPPAEGDYQFTAAVSPVGLRAKPPHDQALTIYCRKSDCPIAVVDLDYTIVAGGFEQLLLNRPGETAPMAHSQEVLAQLAASHTIVYLTHRPNYFTNTTRQWLRDHRFPRGPLLLAEWTSFLRGSSEYKAEALTGLQKDFSRVELGIGNRIGDVQAYHDSGMKSFLIFEPPDAPPPQLRELAGKIRRLPQDVQVVSSWRQIGLALNGRGTFPPSAMAQRLEEMARRKNPSAAPTSQGARRTLE, from the coding sequence ATGTGGAAGACAATAGTTGTCTTGGCCCTGGCGGCGTGCTGCTGCACCGGGTGCGGGGTGTCCGGCGTGCTGGGCGACACGCGTGACGGACTGCTGATCACGCTGGACGTGCTGACGCCGCCGCGGCGCCGGGTGGATCTCGAAGCGCGCCTGCGCACGGGCGACCTGCTGCGCAGCAGCCCCGGCTACGTCATCGTGTTCCGCCGCGCGGGGCAGGCGCCCACGTTCGCCCAGACCGATGACCAGGGCGCCGCCAAGGTCGCCTTCACGCCGCCGGCGGAGGGGGATTACCAATTCACTGCCGCCGTCTCGCCGGTGGGCCTGCGCGCCAAGCCCCCGCACGACCAGGCCCTGACGATCTACTGCCGCAAGAGCGACTGCCCCATCGCCGTCGTCGACCTGGACTACACGATCGTGGCCGGCGGCTTCGAGCAACTGCTCCTCAACCGGCCGGGGGAAACTGCACCCATGGCCCATTCACAGGAGGTGCTGGCTCAACTGGCGGCCTCGCACACGATCGTCTACCTCACGCACCGGCCCAACTATTTCACCAACACGACCCGCCAGTGGCTGCGGGACCACCGCTTTCCGCGCGGTCCGCTTCTGCTGGCGGAGTGGACGAGTTTCCTGCGCGGCAGCTCCGAATACAAAGCTGAGGCGCTGACGGGTCTGCAGAAGGATTTCTCGCGGGTAGAACTGGGCATCGGCAATCGCATCGGCGACGTGCAGGCGTACCACGACAGCGGCATGAAGTCGTTCCTGATCTTCGAGCCTCCCGATGCGCCGCCGCCGCAACTGCGCGAGCTGGCGGGCAAGATACGCCGCTTGCCCCAGGACGTGCAGGTCGTTTCCTCGTGGCGGCAGATCGGCCTGGCGCTGAATGGAAGGGGCACGTTCCCGCCGTCGGCAATGGCCCAGCGGCTGGAGGAGATGGCCCGCCGGAAGAACCCTTCAGCCGCCCCGACCTCTCAAGGGGCCCGGAGGACGTTGGAATGA
- a CDS encoding ABC transporter substrate-binding protein, protein MKPAAAIMMAVAMVLGACSSAESYLPDDARTRAADAQVRARWGKGLADLPQETLVLISPHNRNIQQEFEWAFSLDQALRRGRRVRCEWRDVGGGGSAIRKHLTNVLVVGKASSADIDVLWGGGDLDYPFYTQNQMLERLDLRPEILEQIPRELGGVTFYEKDGYWAGSVVSAFGFVYNATMLRRCGVAFPAQWQDLARPELADRITLADPAQSSSAAAAYLTVVRSGKDWPDGWARLLAMLANADRFSDSAGTAASGPLVGTALVAACIDFYGALRVAEAPGEIVYVSPHGQTTFTPDPIAVLRKPPHPELAQEFVNFVLSARGQALWALPVGSPDGPVRNALGRLPIRKDVYRLYGGQFMGGLADPYEAGQSMTLQGFGRKVSFDALRQLVKTAAVDNAQALKAARRRMAAAAGADEAAALRRQFNRLPDNVATLEEMAKLSPRLKDEVEREKLLTQWQAFFAEKYDRIARGLASPENAP, encoded by the coding sequence ATGAAACCCGCCGCTGCAATCATGATGGCCGTCGCGATGGTCCTGGGCGCGTGCTCGTCGGCCGAGAGCTACCTGCCTGACGACGCCCGCACGCGCGCCGCCGATGCACAGGTGCGCGCCCGCTGGGGCAAGGGCCTGGCTGATCTGCCCCAAGAGACGCTGGTGCTCATCAGCCCGCACAATCGCAACATCCAGCAGGAGTTCGAGTGGGCCTTCTCGCTGGACCAGGCCCTGCGCCGCGGGCGGCGCGTGCGCTGCGAGTGGCGCGACGTCGGCGGCGGGGGCAGCGCCATCCGCAAGCACCTCACGAACGTGCTGGTTGTCGGCAAGGCTTCCTCAGCCGATATTGATGTGCTCTGGGGTGGCGGCGATCTCGACTACCCCTTCTACACGCAGAACCAGATGCTCGAGCGGCTTGACCTGCGGCCGGAGATTCTCGAGCAGATCCCCCGCGAACTGGGAGGCGTCACCTTCTACGAGAAGGACGGCTATTGGGCCGGCTCGGTCGTCAGCGCGTTTGGGTTCGTCTACAACGCTACGATGCTCCGACGATGCGGCGTCGCCTTTCCTGCTCAGTGGCAGGACCTGGCACGCCCTGAACTGGCCGACCGGATCACCTTGGCGGACCCGGCCCAGTCGAGTTCGGCCGCCGCCGCTTATCTGACCGTCGTGCGCTCGGGCAAGGACTGGCCCGACGGATGGGCGCGCCTGCTGGCGATGCTGGCCAACGCCGACCGCTTCAGCGACAGCGCCGGCACCGCCGCCAGCGGTCCGCTGGTCGGCACGGCGCTGGTGGCGGCCTGCATCGACTTCTATGGCGCCCTGCGCGTGGCCGAGGCTCCGGGCGAGATCGTCTACGTCAGCCCGCACGGGCAGACGACCTTCACCCCCGACCCTATCGCCGTTTTGAGAAAGCCCCCGCATCCGGAACTGGCGCAAGAGTTCGTGAACTTTGTGCTCTCCGCCCGAGGACAAGCGCTTTGGGCCCTGCCTGTAGGCAGCCCCGACGGACCAGTGCGAAACGCCCTGGGCCGCCTGCCCATTCGCAAAGACGTCTACCGCCTCTACGGCGGACAATTCATGGGCGGCCTGGCGGATCCCTACGAGGCCGGCCAGTCCATGACGCTGCAAGGCTTCGGGCGCAAGGTCAGCTTCGATGCCCTGCGGCAACTGGTCAAGACCGCCGCCGTCGACAACGCCCAGGCGCTCAAGGCCGCTCGGCGGCGGATGGCCGCCGCCGCCGGCGCCGACGAGGCCGCCGCGCTGCGGCGCCAGTTCAACCGCCTGCCGGACAATGTGGCGACCCTGGAGGAGATGGCCAAATTGAGCCCACGGCTCAAGGACGAAGTGGAGCGGGAAAAGCTTCTGACCCAGTGGCAGGCGTTCTTTGCCGAGAAATATGACCGGATCGCCCGCGGCCTGGCCTCGCCGGAGAACGCCCCATGA